A stretch of the Azorhizobium caulinodans ORS 571 genome encodes the following:
- a CDS encoding ferritin-like domain-containing protein — protein sequence MAQAKSLNDLFLETLKDIYYAEKQILRALPKMAKTAQSDELRSAFMKHQEQTEGQIERLEQVFEMLGKSARGKHCPAIVGIVDEGKEIMEDFAGTDALDAGLLSAAQAVEHYEISRYGTLKTWAGQLGLKDAVPLLEATLQEEKETDALLTRLAGATVNKKAA from the coding sequence ATGGCACAGGCCAAGTCTCTGAATGATCTTTTTCTCGAAACGCTGAAGGACATCTATTACGCCGAAAAGCAGATCCTGCGTGCCCTGCCCAAGATGGCCAAGACGGCCCAGTCGGACGAACTGCGCTCGGCTTTCATGAAGCATCAGGAGCAGACGGAAGGCCAGATCGAGCGTCTGGAGCAGGTGTTCGAAATGCTCGGGAAGAGCGCCCGCGGCAAGCACTGCCCGGCGATCGTCGGCATTGTCGACGAGGGCAAGGAGATCATGGAGGACTTCGCCGGCACTGATGCGCTGGACGCCGGCCTCCTCTCGGCGGCCCAGGCCGTGGAGCACTATGAGATCTCGCGCTACGGCACGCTGAAGACCTGGGCCGGCCAGCTCGGACTGAAGGATGCGGTACCCCTTCTGGAGGCGACCCTTCAGGAAGAGAAGGAGACCGATGCGCTCCTCACCCGCCTCGCCGGCGCCACGGTGAACAAGAAGGCCGCCTGA
- a CDS encoding DNA topoisomerase IB, whose product MKPLDYSGPVAPSRRARSGGTKRPRPAIVKEMARAAGLVLVDQSALRLTRRKAGRGYCYFDASGTLITDEPTRARLASLAVPPAHKQVRYAENPRAHLQAVGYDAAGRLQYRYHPRWELVRERCKAERLARFAEALSTIRRAVARDLGSPPGSRTFALSAVVELVTLTAIRAGEEGYARARGTRGAATLLKSNLRSEEGQLILSFRAKGGRRTVCQITDPRFIVIVSSLSALPGRRLFQYRDDAGAVRTVRAGDVNAYLKEVAGVPVSLKDFRTLVASASVLDILARAEPASSARARNAQVVAAIRAAAETLNNTPAICRKSYVMPAVVAAFEDGTLSRFAATLKRCRSPIRRAGILAELIRESCGAGANVTLKDAPRASP is encoded by the coding sequence ATCGTGAAGGAGATGGCGCGGGCGGCGGGTCTCGTACTGGTGGACCAGTCAGCCCTGCGGCTCACCCGGCGCAAGGCGGGGCGCGGCTACTGCTATTTCGATGCGTCCGGCACGCTCATCACCGACGAGCCGACGCGCGCCCGCCTCGCGTCGCTCGCCGTTCCTCCGGCGCATAAGCAGGTGCGTTACGCGGAAAATCCCCGGGCTCATCTTCAGGCGGTCGGCTATGACGCAGCCGGCCGCCTCCAGTATCGCTACCATCCGCGCTGGGAACTGGTGCGCGAGCGGTGCAAGGCGGAGCGCCTCGCACGCTTCGCCGAAGCCCTGTCCACCATCCGGCGGGCGGTGGCGCGGGATCTCGGCTCACCCCCCGGTTCGCGGACCTTCGCGCTCTCGGCCGTGGTGGAACTCGTGACCCTCACCGCCATCCGCGCCGGGGAGGAAGGCTATGCCCGAGCCCGCGGCACCCGCGGGGCGGCGACCCTGCTGAAGTCCAATCTCCGCAGCGAGGAGGGGCAGCTCATCCTGAGTTTCCGAGCGAAGGGGGGCCGGCGAACCGTCTGCCAGATCACCGATCCCCGTTTCATCGTGATCGTCTCGTCTCTCTCCGCCCTGCCCGGTCGGCGGCTGTTCCAGTACCGAGACGACGCCGGAGCCGTTCGGACCGTGCGGGCGGGCGATGTGAACGCTTATCTCAAGGAGGTCGCGGGCGTTCCGGTCTCGCTCAAGGATTTCCGAACGCTGGTGGCTTCAGCGAGCGTCCTCGACATCCTCGCCCGTGCGGAGCCCGCGTCCAGCGCCCGCGCGCGCAATGCGCAGGTGGTCGCGGCCATCCGAGCGGCCGCGGAGACGCTGAACAACACGCCCGCCATATGCCGCAAGAGCTATGTGATGCCGGCCGTGGTCGCCGCCTTCGAGGACGGCACCCTGTCCCGCTTCGCCGCAACCCTGAAGCGCTGCCGCTCGCCCATCCGCCGGGCCGGCATCCTGGCCGAACTGATCCGCGAGAGCTGCGGTGCCGGGGCGAACGTGACGCTCAAGGACGCGCCTCGAGCCTCGCCATAA
- a CDS encoding serine hydrolase domain-containing protein → MSRPARRIADLDWQRNRAGAVIRQARLILALVGLMSLAGGSSAHSADFGPVQCTVRASYIGAPMHPAVAITTMAPVPEQALPSGISRRLDGIYKRIEEFTVASALTAAVAVPGKGLWQKTHAPADAPRLFWASAGKTFTAVVVLQLAEEGKLSLDDPVSRWIAGVPSGEIATLRDLLAHTSGLFSANEDVGAHADPRYRDPATNLEIVRRHGALFCPGANWRYSNTGYDLLGEVVRKADHRSIDEAITARIITPLGLSSLRALVPGGGSEGVAPLVTAREQAIDPSWAGAAGPVVGDAADMARFWAALLGGRLLPKRTVRAMAQALYPMYEKGTYSGLGIMVFDVNDGARSIRWIGHAGGTPGASAIVAFSPADNAIVAVALTGDSATVPAANMLLKALAGPE, encoded by the coding sequence GTGAGCCGTCCCGCCCGCCGGATCGCTGACCTCGATTGGCAGCGCAACCGGGCCGGGGCCGTGATTCGGCAGGCGCGCCTGATCCTCGCGCTGGTCGGGCTCATGAGCCTGGCGGGGGGCTCATCCGCCCATTCCGCCGACTTTGGCCCCGTTCAATGCACCGTTCGGGCCAGCTATATCGGCGCGCCGATGCATCCCGCAGTCGCCATCACGACGATGGCCCCGGTGCCCGAGCAGGCGCTGCCGTCGGGCATCAGCCGTCGTCTCGACGGCATTTACAAGCGGATCGAAGAATTCACGGTCGCATCGGCGCTGACGGCAGCGGTCGCCGTTCCGGGAAAGGGCCTGTGGCAGAAGACCCATGCGCCGGCGGATGCGCCGCGCCTGTTCTGGGCGAGTGCCGGGAAGACCTTTACGGCGGTCGTTGTCCTGCAACTCGCCGAAGAGGGGAAACTGTCGCTCGATGACCCGGTTTCGCGATGGATCGCAGGTGTGCCGAGCGGCGAGATCGCGACGCTCCGTGATCTGCTCGCCCACACCAGCGGCTTGTTCAGCGCCAATGAGGATGTCGGGGCCCACGCCGATCCCCGCTATCGCGATCCGGCAACCAACCTTGAGATCGTGCGCCGTCACGGAGCTCTGTTCTGCCCCGGCGCAAACTGGCGCTATTCCAACACGGGATACGATCTGCTCGGGGAAGTCGTCCGCAAGGCCGATCACCGTTCCATTGATGAGGCGATCACGGCGCGGATCATCACGCCATTGGGGCTCTCCTCGCTGCGTGCGCTCGTGCCGGGCGGCGGATCGGAAGGCGTTGCGCCACTTGTGACGGCGCGCGAACAGGCCATCGATCCAAGCTGGGCTGGCGCTGCCGGTCCCGTCGTCGGCGATGCCGCCGATATGGCCCGCTTCTGGGCGGCCCTGCTCGGCGGACGACTGCTTCCGAAACGGACGGTGCGCGCGATGGCTCAAGCGCTATACCCCATGTACGAAAAGGGCACCTATTCCGGGCTCGGAATCATGGTGTTCGACGTGAACGACGGTGCCCGTTCGATTCGATGGATCGGGCACGCGGGCGGAACACCCGGCGCCAGCGCCATCGTCGCGTTCTCGCCCGCGGACAACGCGATCGTTGCCGTCGCCCTCACCGGCGACAGCGCGACCGTGCCGGCGGCCAACATGCTTCTGAAGGCCCTTGCAGGACCAGAATGA
- a CDS encoding Na/Pi cotransporter family protein, whose amino-acid sequence MTFPVTLLDLAGCVALLLWGTHMVQSGVQSAFGPRLRTFLSGALKTRLHAFLAGLGVTAILQSSTATGLMVAGFAASGLVELAPALAVMLGANVGTTLVVQLLSFDISPLSPALILLGVMVYRRSNTQPPRDLGKVAIGLGLMLLALHQLIEFITPYEDAPNLRLLMGAVSTQPTVAVAVAAVLTWVAHSSVAVVLLAMSLAAKGVVSPEAAMALVIGANLGSALNPLLEASSASDPASRRVPFGNLLNRLVGVVVGLALLGPVSVALVELEPSVTRAVADYHTLFNLILAVVFLPLLKPFSALLCRLFPLKALPPDPARPLYLDAAALDTPVVALGNAAREALRLADILETMLSCTRDALDKDQGQRVAEAQKLDDVLDRLNAAIQAYLMRLDHETLGPEDRERFDEILAFATNLEHAGDVLDNSLLPLAAKRLKRGLAFSPEGKAEIATIIDRVIGNLHTAGALFMTNDARTARILAAEKAVFRDLETRATQNHFERMRGGVVESAETSSLQLDVVRDLKRINAHLVAGTAYPVLEREGELLPSRIAGELG is encoded by the coding sequence TTGACCTTTCCCGTCACGCTTCTTGATCTCGCCGGCTGCGTGGCCCTGCTGCTGTGGGGCACGCACATGGTCCAGAGCGGCGTCCAGAGCGCCTTCGGGCCGCGCCTGCGCACCTTTCTCTCCGGCGCGCTCAAGACACGGCTGCACGCTTTCCTCGCCGGGCTCGGCGTCACGGCGATTCTCCAGAGCAGCACCGCCACGGGGCTGATGGTGGCGGGTTTCGCCGCCTCCGGCCTCGTGGAGCTTGCCCCCGCGCTCGCTGTCATGCTGGGCGCGAACGTCGGCACCACGCTGGTCGTGCAACTCCTGTCCTTCGATATCTCACCCCTGTCGCCGGCCCTCATCCTGCTCGGCGTGATGGTCTATCGGCGCTCCAACACCCAGCCGCCGCGGGATCTGGGCAAGGTGGCCATCGGCCTTGGCCTGATGCTGCTGGCGCTGCACCAGCTCATCGAATTCATCACGCCTTATGAGGATGCGCCGAACCTGCGCCTGCTGATGGGCGCGGTTTCGACCCAGCCGACCGTGGCCGTCGCCGTGGCGGCGGTGCTCACCTGGGTGGCCCATTCCAGCGTCGCGGTGGTGCTGCTGGCCATGTCGCTCGCCGCCAAGGGCGTCGTCTCGCCGGAAGCCGCCATGGCGCTGGTGATCGGCGCCAATCTCGGCAGCGCGCTGAACCCGCTGCTGGAGGCTAGTTCCGCCAGTGATCCCGCCTCCCGCCGTGTCCCATTCGGGAATCTGCTGAACCGGCTTGTGGGCGTCGTGGTCGGGTTGGCACTGCTGGGGCCCGTGTCGGTGGCTCTGGTGGAACTCGAGCCGTCCGTCACCCGCGCCGTCGCGGACTATCACACGCTCTTTAACCTCATCCTGGCGGTGGTCTTCCTGCCGCTGCTGAAGCCCTTCTCCGCCCTGCTGTGCCGGCTCTTCCCGCTGAAGGCATTGCCGCCGGACCCCGCCCGCCCGCTCTATCTCGATGCGGCCGCCCTCGATACGCCGGTGGTCGCCCTTGGGAACGCCGCACGCGAGGCCCTGCGGCTCGCGGACATTCTGGAGACCATGCTCTCCTGCACCCGCGATGCGCTCGACAAGGACCAGGGGCAGCGTGTGGCCGAAGCCCAGAAGCTCGATGACGTGCTCGATCGGCTCAATGCCGCCATCCAGGCCTATCTCATGCGCCTCGACCACGAGACGCTGGGGCCGGAGGACCGGGAGAGGTTCGACGAGATTCTCGCCTTTGCGACGAATCTGGAACATGCCGGCGACGTCCTCGACAATTCCCTGCTGCCGCTGGCCGCCAAGCGCTTGAAGCGCGGGCTCGCCTTCTCGCCGGAGGGCAAGGCCGAGATCGCCACCATCATCGATCGTGTCATCGGAAACCTGCACACCGCCGGTGCGCTCTTCATGACCAATGATGCGCGCACCGCCCGCATCCTTGCGGCCGAGAAGGCCGTGTTCCGGGATCTCGAAACCCGCGCGACCCAGAATCACTTCGAGCGGATGCGTGGCGGCGTGGTCGAATCGGCGGAGACCAGTTCGCTACAGCTGGATGTCGTCCGCGACCTCAAACGCATCAATGCGCATCTCGTCGCCGGCACCGCCTATCCGGTGCTGGAACGCGAAGGAGAACTGCTGCCAAGCCGGATTGCCGGAGAACTTGGTTAG
- a CDS encoding helix-turn-helix domain-containing protein, giving the protein MSIRVRLGVMLAERNVKSKDLAEHVGITEANLSLLKQGKVKGVRFETLEKICQFLRCQPGDLLRYEEDGSPGSDMGEG; this is encoded by the coding sequence ATGTCTATCCGGGTGCGCTTGGGCGTGATGCTCGCGGAACGCAACGTGAAGTCCAAAGACCTGGCCGAACATGTCGGGATCACGGAGGCCAATCTTTCTCTTCTGAAACAGGGCAAGGTAAAGGGCGTCCGGTTTGAGACATTAGAGAAAATCTGCCAGTTTCTCCGTTGCCAGCCGGGTGATCTTCTGAGGTATGAAGAGGACGGATCGCCTGGTTCGGACATGGGGGAGGGATAA
- a CDS encoding cysteine hydrolase family protein, with the protein MGEGLRRDPIGPNAVHVCLDMQRLLAPGGPWPTPWALDVIPAITELAARAPARTVFTRFLPPEAPDGLTGTWQRFYRKWHDLTRSELDPGLLDLVPELARFVPPAHVVDKSRYSAFSGADLLPLLTHLRADTLILSGAETDVCVLATLFDAVDFGFRVILAGDAVCSSSDTGHDAIMAMLQTRLSIQVEVARTEDILNRWERPAL; encoded by the coding sequence ATGGGAGAAGGCCTGCGGCGCGATCCCATCGGGCCGAACGCCGTGCATGTCTGCCTCGACATGCAGCGCCTGTTGGCTCCCGGCGGGCCGTGGCCCACGCCATGGGCGCTGGACGTCATTCCCGCCATTACGGAACTTGCCGCCCGTGCACCGGCGCGCACCGTGTTTACGCGCTTCCTTCCGCCCGAGGCGCCGGACGGACTTACAGGCACGTGGCAGCGCTTCTACCGCAAGTGGCACGATCTCACCCGGAGCGAGCTCGACCCCGGCCTGCTTGATCTCGTGCCGGAGCTCGCACGCTTTGTCCCTCCCGCGCATGTGGTGGACAAATCCCGCTATTCCGCCTTTTCCGGAGCGGACCTTCTGCCCCTTCTCACGCACCTGCGCGCTGACACACTGATCCTTTCCGGCGCGGAGACGGATGTATGCGTGCTCGCCACCCTGTTTGATGCCGTGGATTTCGGGTTCCGCGTCATCCTTGCGGGGGATGCGGTCTGCTCCTCCTCCGACACAGGCCACGACGCCATCATGGCCATGCTCCAGACCCGCCTTTCCATTCAGGTCGAGGTCGCGCGGACGGAAGACATTCTCAACCGGTGGGAGCGGCCGGCGCTCTGA